One Oncorhynchus keta strain PuntledgeMale-10-30-2019 chromosome 11, Oket_V2, whole genome shotgun sequence DNA window includes the following coding sequences:
- the LOC118389821 gene encoding interferon regulatory factor 1 isoform X1: MPVSRMRMRPWLEDKIESNSISGLVWVDKDKKIFSIPWKHAARHGWDLNRDACLFKQWAMHTGKFIQGETTPDPKTWKANFRCAMNSLPDIKEVKDKSINRGSGAVRVYKMLNVSTKPNNKRSKAKDAKKNDKGLKIKTEEMDNSATHCLKDRNINTHLQEDRKIQENKVDSSDNLGETITAASYLGGSVNDPDVPDFITSVEIGPDSINYYSSFQVSPDHSTDYEDFNEETLIEIAQHWEQLEQLELPGSVNSKGFLSNEVATVESYNTAESNHSPESQWSDNSGSEIELRLYTELSPGLPMAEDLVSYADHWALNNTLNNNTTSYLQQISCPL, translated from the exons ATGCCTGTGTCTAGGATGAGAATGAGGCCTTGGCTGGAGGATAAGATTGAGTCCAACTCCATCAGTGGATTGGTGTGGGTGGACAAG GACAAGAAGATATTCTCCATCCCATGGAAGCATGCTGCACGTCATGGATGGGACCTGAACAGGGATGCCTGTCTATTCAAGCAATGGGCCATGCACACAG GGAAATTCATACAAGGCGAGACTACACCAGACCCTAAGACATGGAAGGCTAATTTCCGCTGTGCAATGAACTCCCTTCCTGACATCAAGGAGGTGAAAGACAAGAGCATCAACAGAGGGTCAGGAGCGGTGCGTGTTTACAAAATGCTGAACGTCAGCACAAAGCCAAATAACAAGAGGTCAAAAGCAAAGGATGCAAAGAAAAATGACAAG GGGTTAAAGATCAAGACAGAGGAAATGGACAACAGTGCAACCCATTGCCTCAAGGATCGCAACATCAACACACACCTCCAGGAGGACAGAAAGATACAGGAGAACAAAGTCGACAGCTCAGACAACCTAGGGGAGACCATCACAGCAGCGTCATATCTTGGTGGCTCTGTCAATGACCCTGATGTTCCAGACTTTATCACCTCTGTGGAAATAGGACCAGACAGCATCAACTACTACTCGTCTTTCCAAGTGTCACCGGATCACTCCACAG ACTATGAAGATTTCAACGAAGAAACACTTATTGAG ATTGCACAGCATTGGGAGCAATTGGAGCAATTGGAGCTGCCAGGCAGTGTAAACAGCAAGGGGTTCCTGAGCAATGAAGTAGCTACAGTAGAGTCATACAACACTGCAGAGTCTAACCACAGTCCAGAGAGCCAATGGAGTGATAACTCAG GGTCGGAAATAGAGCTGCGGTTATACACAGAACTGAGCCCAGGCCTGCCAATGGCTGAAGATCTCGTCTCTTACGCCGACCATTGGGCTCTGAACAACACACTGAACAACAACACGACCAGTTATCTCCAACAGATCTCTTGCCCACTTTGA
- the LOC118389821 gene encoding interferon regulatory factor 1 isoform X2 produces the protein MPVSRMRMRPWLEDKIESNSISGLVWVDKDKKIFSIPWKHAARHGWDLNRDACLFKQWAMHTGKFIQGETTPDPKTWKANFRCAMNSLPDIKEVKDKSINRGSGAVRVYKMLNVSTKPNNKRSKAKDAKKNDKGLKIKTEEMDNSATHCLKDRNINTHLQEDRKIQENKVDSSDNLGETITAASYLGGSVNDPDVPDFITSVEIGPDSINYYSSFQVSPDHSTDYEDFNEETLIEGRK, from the exons ATGCCTGTGTCTAGGATGAGAATGAGGCCTTGGCTGGAGGATAAGATTGAGTCCAACTCCATCAGTGGATTGGTGTGGGTGGACAAG GACAAGAAGATATTCTCCATCCCATGGAAGCATGCTGCACGTCATGGATGGGACCTGAACAGGGATGCCTGTCTATTCAAGCAATGGGCCATGCACACAG GGAAATTCATACAAGGCGAGACTACACCAGACCCTAAGACATGGAAGGCTAATTTCCGCTGTGCAATGAACTCCCTTCCTGACATCAAGGAGGTGAAAGACAAGAGCATCAACAGAGGGTCAGGAGCGGTGCGTGTTTACAAAATGCTGAACGTCAGCACAAAGCCAAATAACAAGAGGTCAAAAGCAAAGGATGCAAAGAAAAATGACAAG GGGTTAAAGATCAAGACAGAGGAAATGGACAACAGTGCAACCCATTGCCTCAAGGATCGCAACATCAACACACACCTCCAGGAGGACAGAAAGATACAGGAGAACAAAGTCGACAGCTCAGACAACCTAGGGGAGACCATCACAGCAGCGTCATATCTTGGTGGCTCTGTCAATGACCCTGATGTTCCAGACTTTATCACCTCTGTGGAAATAGGACCAGACAGCATCAACTACTACTCGTCTTTCCAAGTGTCACCGGATCACTCCACAG ACTATGAAGATTTCAACGAAGAAACACTTATTGAG GGTCGGAAATAG